In the genome of Enterococcus hirae ATCC 9790, one region contains:
- a CDS encoding guanylate kinase, translating to MNKCYVFIGPSGSGKTSIANALFEPKEKIVTSTTRPPRKGETDQKDYYFLSEDKFEQLITEQAFVEWDEYAGHKYGSTKREIAQKLKNGDCYTILTAAGFWALFHAFGEQIQPVFVTIAKNKLKQRLEQRGDAPDQIKKRLALFEQDTKKLDELKKRPNLIVLANNEGLEATKNQFKRQIKMLKE from the coding sequence ATGAACAAATGTTATGTATTTATTGGTCCTTCTGGTTCAGGAAAAACCTCCATTGCTAATGCTCTTTTTGAACCAAAAGAAAAAATTGTCACTTCGACGACTCGTCCTCCTCGAAAAGGTGAAACCGATCAAAAAGATTACTATTTTCTCTCTGAAGACAAATTTGAGCAGTTGATCACTGAACAGGCATTTGTGGAATGGGATGAATATGCGGGACATAAATATGGTTCAACTAAGAGGGAGATTGCTCAAAAGTTGAAAAATGGTGATTGTTATACAATTTTAACAGCTGCTGGTTTTTGGGCACTCTTCCATGCATTTGGGGAACAGATCCAACCAGTATTTGTGACTATCGCTAAAAACAAATTGAAGCAGCGTTTAGAACAACGTGGAGATGCTCCGGATCAAATCAAAAAAAGGCTCGCTCTTTTTGAGCAAGACACGAAGAAATTAGATGAGTTAAAAAAACGACCAAACCTCATTGTTTTAGCAAATAATGAAGGGTTAGAAGCCACCAAAAACCAATTTAAGCGACAAATAAAAATGCTCAAAGAATGA
- a CDS encoding DUF1846 domain-containing protein produces the protein MKKIGFDSEKYIEEQSAYILERVNHYDKLYLEFGGKLVDDKHAKRVLPGFEEDAKIKLLQKLKDQAEILICVYAGDIERNKIRGDYGITYDMDILRLIDEMRGYGLSINSVVITRYNGQPATNVFVNKLERRNIKVYKHSEIEDYPINVEKIVSENGFGKNEYIETSKPIVVVTAPGPGSGKLATCLNQLYHESQKGQSAGYSKFETFPVWNVPLKHPLNIAYEAATVDLKDVNMIDSFHYDAYGKVAVNYNRDVETFPVIKRIIEKITGKESIYQSPTDMGVNRVGFGIVDDEVVQEASRQEIIRRYFQTECDFKKGLIDEEAVNRIKLIMEEVGLQPEDRQVVLPAHEYAKTVQNDSNDPSAVIAIQLPDEVIITGRTSSLMNASAAVILNAIKHLAHISDNIPLLSPLVLERIQGMKSAALHSSVDTLSLNEVLIALSISAVTNPIAQVAYDKLAELDGAQAHSTVIVNKNDEQTLKQLGIDITSAPFYPSENLFYQ, from the coding sequence GTGAAAAAAATCGGTTTTGATTCAGAGAAATATATCGAAGAACAATCAGCATATATCCTTGAACGAGTGAATCACTATGACAAATTATATTTAGAATTTGGAGGCAAATTGGTCGATGATAAGCATGCCAAACGTGTTTTGCCTGGCTTTGAAGAAGATGCAAAAATCAAATTGTTACAAAAATTAAAAGATCAAGCAGAAATCTTGATTTGCGTCTACGCTGGAGACATTGAACGTAATAAAATTCGTGGGGATTATGGTATCACTTATGACATGGATATTTTACGCTTGATCGACGAAATGCGTGGCTACGGATTATCTATCAATAGTGTCGTCATTACTCGTTACAATGGTCAGCCAGCTACGAATGTCTTCGTCAATAAATTAGAAAGACGTAATATCAAAGTCTACAAACATTCAGAAATTGAAGATTATCCAATTAATGTTGAAAAAATCGTTTCTGAAAACGGCTTTGGCAAAAATGAATATATTGAGACCAGTAAGCCAATCGTTGTTGTTACTGCTCCTGGACCTGGTAGTGGCAAACTAGCAACATGTTTGAATCAGCTTTATCATGAAAGCCAAAAAGGACAATCAGCAGGTTATTCAAAATTTGAGACCTTCCCTGTTTGGAATGTCCCATTGAAACATCCACTAAACATTGCCTATGAAGCTGCCACTGTGGATTTAAAAGATGTCAATATGATCGATTCCTTCCATTATGATGCCTATGGCAAGGTTGCTGTAAACTATAATCGAGATGTTGAAACCTTTCCAGTAATCAAACGGATCATTGAAAAAATCACTGGTAAAGAATCAATCTATCAATCCCCTACCGATATGGGTGTGAATCGTGTGGGATTCGGAATCGTTGATGATGAAGTTGTGCAAGAAGCTTCTCGACAAGAAATCATCCGCCGCTATTTCCAAACAGAGTGTGATTTCAAAAAAGGATTGATTGATGAGGAAGCAGTAAATCGAATTAAATTGATCATGGAAGAAGTAGGTCTTCAACCTGAAGACCGTCAAGTGGTATTGCCTGCTCATGAGTATGCAAAAACTGTTCAAAATGACAGCAACGATCCTTCTGCGGTGATCGCGATCCAATTACCCGATGAAGTGATCATTACAGGACGCACCAGTTCTTTAATGAATGCTTCTGCTGCCGTCATTTTAAATGCGATCAAACATTTAGCACATATCTCAGATAATATTCCATTGTTGTCGCCGCTTGTTCTAGAACGGATTCAAGGGATGAAGTCTGCCGCACTGCATTCTTCCGTTGATACATTGAGCCTAAATGAAGTACTGATTGCTCTTTCGATCAGTGCGGTAACCAACCCTATCGCTCAAGTAGCTTATGACAAACTTGCTGAATTAGATGGTGCTCAAGCTCACTCGACAGTCATCGTCAATAAAAATGATGAACAAACGTTGAAACAATTAGGTATTGATATCACAAGTGCTCCCTTCTATCCATCGGAAAATTTATTTTATCAATAA
- a CDS encoding cation diffusion facilitator family transporter — MENFKKSGMFSVIAALGANILVAISKFVGYAISGSAAMLNESIHSIVDCSNQILLLFGDKRANRGQSELHQFGEGRAKYFFSTIVATMLFFGGGALGVMEAFEKLTHPAHEVDNSLIVIIILIFGLAIEGTSLRIAMKEIHELNTEKLSLMKFLRESRHSEILIIFTEDFCAVIGLILALLGTVLTMVTGIAAFDAISGLLIGLLLMGAAIFLAKEFYSLIVGESVTTSDLIKIKQAFERPEVSRLIDVKTVHLSPTEVLVAAKIDIFDHPENESYAIINNIEETIRQSLNDKKVYIYIETDKYDPNYRR, encoded by the coding sequence ATGGAAAATTTTAAAAAGAGCGGGATGTTCTCTGTGATTGCTGCATTAGGTGCGAATATTTTAGTTGCAATCAGTAAATTTGTCGGTTATGCCATTAGTGGAAGTGCGGCAATGCTGAATGAAAGTATTCATAGTATCGTCGATTGCAGCAACCAAATTCTATTGCTTTTTGGGGATAAACGAGCGAATAGAGGGCAAAGCGAGTTACACCAATTTGGCGAAGGAAGAGCAAAATATTTTTTTAGCACAATTGTGGCAACCATGCTCTTTTTTGGTGGGGGAGCTTTGGGAGTCATGGAAGCTTTTGAAAAATTGACCCATCCTGCGCATGAAGTTGATAACTCATTGATCGTTATCATTATTTTAATTTTTGGATTAGCCATTGAAGGAACGTCATTACGTATCGCTATGAAAGAAATCCATGAGTTGAATACCGAAAAATTATCATTGATGAAATTTTTGAGAGAAAGTCGTCACAGTGAAATTTTGATCATCTTTACTGAAGATTTTTGTGCCGTGATCGGACTCATTCTTGCTTTATTAGGAACAGTCTTGACGATGGTAACAGGAATTGCGGCGTTTGATGCGATTAGCGGCCTATTGATCGGATTATTGTTGATGGGAGCTGCCATTTTCTTAGCAAAAGAATTTTATAGTTTGATTGTTGGTGAAAGTGTGACAACGAGTGACTTGATTAAAATCAAGCAAGCCTTTGAGCGTCCGGAAGTCTCTCGTTTGATCGATGTAAAGACCGTTCATCTGAGCCCAACTGAGGTATTGGTAGCTGCTAAAATTGATATCTTTGATCACCCAGAGAATGAATCGTATGCAATCATCAATAACATTGAAGAAACGATTCGTCAGTCTTTAAATGATAAAAAAGTTTATATTTATATTGAAACTGATAAATATGACCCTAATTATCGAAGATGA
- a CDS encoding AzlD domain-containing protein, producing the protein MTKTYLILLVLSLFVVAYVPRLFPMLYFTHRKVPSWFSEWMKYVPVALFAALAFKDVFITHEHLAIAWNIKILAMVLVVGVAYKTHSMALSVVTGLASVFLLSMF; encoded by the coding sequence ATGACTAAGACGTATCTTATTCTTTTAGTACTTAGTTTATTCGTGGTGGCTTATGTGCCACGACTATTCCCGATGCTCTATTTTACCCATCGGAAAGTCCCTTCATGGTTTAGTGAATGGATGAAATATGTGCCTGTTGCGCTATTCGCAGCTTTAGCATTCAAGGATGTCTTTATTACCCATGAACATTTAGCCATTGCTTGGAATATCAAAATCTTAGCTATGGTTCTCGTAGTTGGCGTGGCGTATAAAACTCATTCTATGGCATTATCAGTAGTAACTGGACTTGCTTCGGTATTTTTGCTGTCGATGTTTTAA